The Cyanobium sp. ATX 6F1 genome includes a region encoding these proteins:
- a CDS encoding cupin: protein MTQAPQATNAGSAACPGSAKALVFDYRQAANPIRHGLTEPMREHRWGAALHAHGPTAVLPLDLSAELGCEGPATSPALSANFIRILAGEAIEVSAKATSQLFYVWRGAGSCRRPADGLGNEFNQPWNAGDLFVLPAGGPARLEASAESVLYWVHDAPLLSFLGVTATQPRFEATHYPGPWLRQELETLAADPSSARSNRLSLLMANRDLPASRTVTHTLWAMLGLVPDGAVQPPHRHQSVALDLVIDCDPGCATLSGSELNGDGTIRNPVRMDWEPGAAFVTPPGLWHSHVNESGRSSMLLPIQDAGLHTYLRSLDIRFS from the coding sequence ATGACCCAGGCACCCCAGGCAACGAATGCAGGGTCTGCCGCCTGCCCAGGGAGCGCCAAGGCCCTGGTGTTCGATTACCGCCAGGCCGCCAATCCGATCCGCCACGGCCTCACCGAGCCGATGCGCGAGCACCGCTGGGGCGCCGCCCTCCATGCCCACGGGCCCACGGCGGTGCTGCCCCTGGATCTCAGCGCCGAGCTGGGCTGCGAGGGTCCGGCCACCAGCCCGGCCCTCTCGGCGAACTTCATCCGGATCCTCGCCGGGGAGGCGATCGAGGTCAGCGCCAAAGCCACCAGCCAACTTTTTTATGTTTGGCGTGGGGCCGGCAGCTGCCGGCGTCCCGCGGACGGCCTTGGAAATGAGTTCAACCAGCCCTGGAATGCCGGCGATCTGTTCGTGTTGCCCGCCGGTGGGCCTGCCCGGCTGGAGGCCTCCGCCGAGAGCGTTCTCTACTGGGTCCATGACGCTCCGCTGCTGAGCTTCCTTGGGGTCACGGCCACCCAGCCCCGCTTCGAGGCCACCCATTACCCCGGGCCCTGGCTGCGGCAGGAGCTGGAGACCCTCGCCGCCGATCCCTCCAGTGCCCGCAGCAACCGACTCAGCCTGCTGATGGCCAATCGAGACCTGCCCGCCAGCCGAACCGTGACCCACACCCTCTGGGCCATGCTGGGCCTGGTGCCCGATGGAGCGGTTCAGCCCCCCCATCGCCACCAATCGGTGGCCCTGGATCTGGTGATCGACTGTGATCCCGGCTGCGCGACGCTCTCGGGTTCAGAGCTCAATGGGGACGGCACGATCCGCAATCCCGTGCGCATGGACTGGGAACCCGGGGCCGCCTTCGTGACCCCCCCTGGCCTCTGGCACTCGCATGTGAACGAGAGCGGACGAAGCTCCATGCTCCTGCCGATTCAGGACGCCGGCCTGCACACCTACCTGCGCAGCCTCGACATCCGCTTCAGCTGA
- a CDS encoding MoaD/ThiS family protein translates to MAVQVLIPTPLQKYTADQASVAIEASDVDALIQALAAMFPGIQERLTDENGKLRRFLNVYVNTEDIRFLDNQSTLLKDGDEVSIVPAVAGG, encoded by the coding sequence ATGGCCGTTCAGGTTCTGATCCCCACTCCGCTGCAGAAGTACACCGCCGACCAGGCCAGCGTGGCGATTGAGGCCAGCGATGTGGACGCGCTGATTCAGGCGCTCGCGGCCATGTTCCCTGGCATCCAGGAGCGGCTCACCGATGAGAACGGCAAGCTGCGCCGCTTTCTCAACGTCTACGTCAACACCGAGGACATCCGCTTCCTCGACAACCAATCCACTCTCCTCAAGGACGGCGATGAGGTGAGCATCGTGCCGGCGGTGGCCGGGGGCTGA
- the thrC gene encoding threonine synthase produces the protein MTATLSRATFTGLRCKECGHPYAATARHVCEDVCFGPLEVVYDYDAIRARVSRASIEAGPVSIWRYRDFLPIEGDPIDVGTGFTPLLRANRLARRLGLKKLYIKNDGVNSPTLSFKDRVVSVALTRAKELGFSTVSCASTGNLANSTAAIAAYAGLECCVFIPADLELGKVLGTLIYNPTLMAVKGNYDQVNRLCCEVANTYGWGFVNINLRPYYSEGSKTLGFEVIEQLGWQLPDHIVAPLASGSLFTKIRKGFDEFVKVGLVDEKPVRFSGAQAEGCSPIAQAFAEGRDFITPVKPNTIAKSIAIGNPADGPYALDIARSSGGSIAAVSDAEIVAGIQLLAETEGVFTETAGGTTIAVLKKLVEQGKIDPEETTVAYITGNGLKTTEAISSAVGEPLTIEPQLASFNAAWERAQSLQRASWEQLTP, from the coding sequence GTGACCGCCACCCTCTCCCGCGCCACCTTCACGGGCCTGCGTTGCAAGGAATGCGGCCATCCCTACGCGGCCACGGCCCGTCACGTCTGCGAAGACGTCTGTTTCGGCCCCCTTGAGGTCGTCTACGACTACGACGCCATCCGCGCCCGCGTCAGCCGCGCCTCGATCGAAGCCGGCCCCGTCTCGATCTGGCGCTACCGCGACTTCCTGCCGATCGAAGGCGATCCGATCGATGTGGGCACCGGCTTCACCCCCCTGCTGCGCGCCAATCGCCTGGCCCGCCGCCTCGGCCTCAAGAAGCTCTACATCAAGAACGACGGTGTCAATTCCCCCACCCTCTCCTTCAAGGACCGGGTGGTGTCGGTGGCCCTCACCCGGGCCAAGGAGCTGGGTTTCTCCACGGTGAGTTGTGCCTCCACCGGCAACCTGGCCAACTCCACCGCCGCGATCGCCGCCTACGCCGGCCTTGAATGCTGCGTGTTCATCCCCGCTGATCTGGAGCTGGGCAAGGTGCTCGGCACCTTGATCTACAACCCCACCTTGATGGCGGTGAAAGGCAACTACGACCAGGTCAACAGGCTCTGCTGTGAGGTGGCCAACACCTATGGCTGGGGTTTCGTCAACATCAACCTGCGCCCTTACTACTCCGAAGGCTCCAAGACCCTGGGCTTTGAGGTGATCGAGCAACTGGGCTGGCAGCTGCCCGATCACATCGTGGCGCCATTGGCTTCGGGATCCCTGTTCACCAAGATCCGCAAGGGCTTCGACGAGTTCGTCAAGGTGGGTCTGGTGGACGAGAAGCCCGTCCGCTTCAGCGGTGCCCAGGCCGAGGGCTGCAGCCCGATCGCCCAGGCCTTCGCTGAGGGGCGCGATTTCATCACCCCGGTCAAGCCGAACACGATTGCCAAATCGATCGCCATCGGTAACCCCGCCGATGGCCCCTATGCCCTCGACATCGCCCGCTCCAGCGGTGGCTCGATCGCCGCGGTGAGCGACGCCGAGATCGTCGCCGGGATCCAGCTGTTGGCGGAAACCGAGGGGGTGTTCACTGAAACCGCCGGCGGTACCACCATCGCCGTGCTCAAGAAGCTGGTGGAGCAGGGCAAGATCGACCCGGAGGAGACCACCGTCGCCTACATCACCGGCAACGGCCTCAAGACGACCGAGGCGATCAGTTCCGCCGTGGGCGAACCGCTGACGATCGAACCGCAGCTGGCCAGCTTCAATGCGGCCTGGGAGCGGGCCCAGTCATTGCAACGCGCCTCCTGGGAGCAGCTCACCCCCTGA
- a CDS encoding UPF0182 family protein, with protein MAFRPFRRPFPWLAAALGLLVAATAVLLLSRLSIEWEWFAQFDFQQVLLRRWLLQLTAFVLVMGLGVPLQLQQLGRCWRLRSTGGTGSAPAKVLPRLTLLRLEPAPLVIMLAVLLLLLVGGLTYLFMQARGLISAPFSGEVITGLPALADLPIPLVVALLVALPLPLLTRPFTTLQLTLVAALAGSATALARGWSLWLPALLAVPFGEGDPLTGFDISFTVLRLPALNLLLSILLAQTIVGFAACLWLTFSEGTSLSDLRFVGLSRAQQGVLKPQFAVLCLLAAFSTALAPFDLMVQGSGVASGAGFVDLHVRLPLRLLLAALLVLTATGLLASVRRHWLRRVALLPLLATLVLVPITEFVVAPLAQRFWVQPRELVMEAPYIERSIRGTRRAFGLEAIQEGTLNPQQKLTPADLESAPGTLANIRLWDSRPLLAANRQLQQLRLYYTFPSAAVDRYPLLGDPLRRGSQQVLIAARELDSGALPTGSRTWLNRHLVFTHGYGFTVSPVNVFGPDGLPLFFVKDLGRSGRVQGIPKLGISNAAAETSLPVGEPRLYYASAPAPYVIAPTKVQEFDFPDGELNVYTHFSGRLGIRLDSSWQRLKAAVYLREPRLLFNGSLTPDSLLLIRRQVNERLEALAPFLHFEAEPYLVTARVEGSPGFEPSQHQYWMLDGFTNSRSYPYSDANAKGIRYFRNPVKAVVDAHDGRLWLYVNDPSDPVLRTWQRAFPELFRPLQEMPAALLSHIRVPLSQFAIQSERLLRYHVTDVRTFYNGDDVWSIPLEVYGSSNVPVEPYHATLQLPGKERPEFVLLLPFSPLRRTNLVGWLAARNDPPHYGELVLVRFPQQRLLLGPQQISALIEQDPVISFQFGLWNRTGSQLLRGNLLLLPVGRGLLYVEPIYLQSKNNNLPTLVRVVVTDGRRFVMERSLDDALARLVGPKAQEAQGFAALEQAAAPVKAAP; from the coding sequence GTGGCTTTTCGTCCCTTTCGCCGGCCGTTCCCGTGGCTTGCCGCGGCCCTGGGACTGCTTGTCGCCGCCACCGCGGTGCTGCTCCTCTCGCGGCTGTCGATCGAGTGGGAATGGTTCGCCCAGTTCGACTTCCAGCAGGTGCTGCTCCGCCGCTGGCTGCTGCAGCTGACGGCCTTCGTGCTCGTGATGGGGTTGGGGGTTCCGCTGCAACTGCAGCAACTGGGCCGTTGCTGGCGCCTTCGGTCCACAGGCGGAACCGGCAGCGCGCCGGCCAAGGTCCTGCCGCGCCTGACCTTGCTGCGGCTGGAGCCCGCACCGTTGGTGATCATGCTGGCGGTGCTGCTGCTGCTGCTGGTCGGTGGCCTCACCTACCTGTTCATGCAGGCCAGGGGGCTGATCAGCGCTCCGTTCAGCGGCGAGGTGATCACCGGCCTGCCGGCCCTGGCCGATCTACCGATCCCCCTCGTGGTCGCGTTGCTGGTGGCGCTACCCCTGCCCCTGCTGACCCGTCCATTCACCACGCTGCAACTCACGCTGGTGGCGGCCCTGGCCGGTTCGGCCACCGCCCTGGCGCGGGGCTGGAGCCTCTGGTTGCCAGCGCTGCTGGCGGTCCCCTTCGGCGAGGGGGATCCGCTCACCGGCTTCGACATCAGCTTCACCGTCTTGCGGCTGCCGGCGCTGAATCTGCTGCTGAGCATCCTTCTGGCCCAGACGATCGTGGGGTTCGCCGCCTGCCTCTGGCTCACCTTCAGCGAAGGAACCAGCCTCAGCGATCTGCGCTTCGTGGGCCTGAGCCGTGCCCAGCAAGGGGTGCTCAAGCCCCAGTTCGCGGTCCTCTGCCTGCTCGCCGCCTTCAGCACCGCCCTGGCCCCCTTCGATCTGATGGTGCAGGGCAGCGGGGTGGCCTCCGGCGCCGGATTCGTCGATCTGCATGTGCGCCTGCCGCTGCGGCTGCTGCTCGCCGCCCTGCTGGTGCTCACCGCCACGGGCCTGCTGGCCTCGGTGCGCCGTCACTGGTTGCGGCGAGTGGCATTGCTCCCCCTGCTGGCCACGCTGGTGCTGGTGCCGATCACCGAGTTCGTGGTCGCTCCTCTGGCGCAACGCTTCTGGGTGCAGCCGCGGGAGCTGGTGATGGAGGCGCCCTACATCGAGCGCAGCATCCGCGGCACCCGCCGAGCCTTCGGGCTGGAGGCGATCCAGGAGGGCACCCTCAATCCCCAGCAGAAGCTCACCCCTGCCGATCTGGAATCGGCGCCGGGAACCCTGGCCAACATCCGCCTGTGGGACAGTCGCCCCCTGCTGGCCGCCAACCGGCAGCTGCAGCAGTTAAGGCTGTACTACACCTTCCCCTCCGCGGCGGTGGACCGCTATCCGCTGCTGGGGGATCCCCTTCGCCGCGGCTCGCAGCAGGTCTTGATCGCGGCGCGGGAACTCGACAGCGGCGCCCTGCCGACCGGCTCGCGCACCTGGCTCAACCGCCATCTGGTGTTCACCCACGGCTACGGCTTCACCGTCTCGCCGGTGAACGTCTTCGGCCCTGACGGCCTGCCTCTGTTCTTCGTCAAGGACCTGGGCCGCAGCGGCCGGGTGCAGGGCATCCCCAAGCTGGGCATCAGCAACGCCGCCGCCGAGACGTCTCTGCCGGTGGGGGAACCGCGCCTGTACTACGCCTCGGCGCCGGCTCCCTATGTGATCGCCCCCACCAAGGTGCAGGAATTCGACTTCCCCGACGGGGAGCTGAACGTCTACACCCATTTCTCGGGGCGGCTCGGAATCCGCCTCGACTCCTCCTGGCAACGGCTCAAGGCAGCGGTCTACCTGCGCGAACCGCGGCTGCTGTTCAACGGTTCGTTGACACCCGACTCGCTGCTGCTGATCCGCAGGCAGGTGAACGAACGGCTGGAGGCCCTGGCGCCGTTCCTGCATTTCGAGGCCGAGCCGTATCTGGTCACGGCGCGGGTGGAGGGCTCCCCCGGCTTCGAGCCCTCCCAGCATCAGTACTGGATGCTCGACGGATTCACCAACAGCCGCAGTTACCCCTACAGCGACGCCAACGCCAAGGGCATCCGCTACTTCCGCAACCCGGTGAAGGCGGTGGTGGATGCCCACGACGGGCGCCTGTGGCTCTACGTGAACGATCCCAGCGATCCGGTGCTGCGCACCTGGCAGCGGGCGTTCCCTGAGCTGTTCCGCCCGCTGCAGGAGATGCCGGCGGCGCTGCTCAGCCACATCCGCGTGCCGCTCAGCCAGTTCGCGATCCAGTCGGAGCGTCTGCTGCGTTACCACGTCACCGATGTGCGTACCTTCTACAACGGTGACGACGTCTGGTCGATCCCGCTTGAGGTCTACGGCTCCAGCAACGTGCCCGTGGAGCCGTATCACGCCACCCTGCAGCTGCCAGGCAAGGAGCGGCCTGAATTCGTGCTGTTGCTGCCGTTCTCGCCCCTGCGCCGCACCAACCTGGTGGGCTGGCTGGCGGCGCGCAACGATCCCCCCCATTACGGCGAGCTGGTGCTAGTGCGCTTCCCCCAGCAGCGGCTGCTGCTGGGTCCGCAGCAGATCTCGGCCCTGATCGAGCAGGACCCGGTGATCAGCTTTCAGTTTGGCCTCTGGAACCGCACGGGCTCCCAGCTGCTTCGAGGCAATCTGCTGTTGCTGCCGGTGGGCCGGGGCCTGCTCTACGTGGAGCCCATCTACCTGCAATCGAAAAACAACAATCTGCCCACCCTGGTGCGGGTGGTGGTCACCGACGGTCGCCGCTTCGTGATGGAGCGCAGCCTCGACGACGCCCTCGCCCGGTTGGTGGGGCCCAAGGCCCAGGAGGCCCAGGGATTTGCCGCCCTGGAACAGGCGGCCGCGCCCGTCAAAGCAGCGCCCTGA